The Drosophila subobscura isolate 14011-0131.10 chromosome A, UCBerk_Dsub_1.0, whole genome shotgun sequence genome includes the window GGAGTCTCGAGTCTCGAGTCTCGAGTCTCTCTGTCCGGGTCTAGGCCTGTTTGTCGCTTAATCGAAGTCGAGCCGCGACGAGTTATGGTAATTAAAAAGGTGTTCCTTTTGCAACAGTCGCCACGAACCGAACTGAAGCGAAGCGAATGGAAATGCCTTGGATTCCGTGCAGggggggcttgggcttgggcttgggccttTCGAAGGTTGCAGGAAAGCCTCTGCTCAGCGCTTGCTTGGGGGGTCTCTGCGACTGACTAAGGCAGacaaattcatattttatgaCACAACTTTGTATTGGTAGCAGCACTCTCCCTGCTGCCTTCTGTCCTCTGTCAACGCTCCTTTGTCCCCAGCTGGGGTTCtcccccagctccagctccagctacagctccttCTTGTGCTCCTCGTGCTCCTCTGGTGGGtggtcgctgccgctgccgctgccgctgcctgatgTTGCAACCGTCAGCAATGTCGTTGCATTTTTGGGCCGGGACTCGGACCGCGGACCTCCGACGCAGGCTAGGCCGTTTGCCAATCCACGGATCTCTGCCAATCTCTgtgcacctcctcctcctcctcatcctcatcctcatcctttctctgtgtgtgtgtgtgtgtgtgtcaagtTAGTGATATTTTGCAGGGTTTCATCGTTCGTTTTGGGTTCGTTGGTTcgtctttttttgttctttggtTGGTTGCACTGGCCACAGTGGCAGGACAAAGCTTACTAATCCCACATCTTCCGCTCCGTCTCTTCTCTTCCGCACTCTCCCACAGACCATACTGAACTCGATGCACAAGTATCAGCCGCGTTTCCACCTGGTGCGCGCCAACGACATTCTGAAGCTGCCGTACTCCACATTTCGCACGTACGTGTTCAAGGAGACCGAGTTCATAGCCGTAACTGCATATCAAAACGAGAAGGTGAGTGATTGAAGATTGAAGATTGAACCCCTGCTGCCCCCCGTCACACACTCCCCCATCCGATCTGAACTAATTTCGTGTTTCCTCTTCTCGGCAGATAACTCAACTGAAAATCGACAACAATCCCTTTGCGAAGGGCTTTCGTGATACTGGCGctggcaaaagggaaaagaagTAAGTATCACAGGAGTACGAcggggagagggggaggggagctGAACACAATCACAGAAGAATGTTATTCCCTTACCATCAGGGACACTTTCAAGGGTCATGGCATAGCAAGCAGTTCCATTGCCTCCTCCAGGCGGTTGTGGAAATAACGAAAGTTTCCCCCTCCCAGCGAGCATTATTCAAAAGCAAACTAATCAGCACTCGCAACGGGACTGTGGGACGGGGCGAGAGCCTCTCCTCTGGGCAAATGGTTTGCCCTTTTGTAGCTGGCGGACAATCCGCAACTTTTGCTGCTCGGGACTCGGGACGAGAGGACTCGTCTAATTTGTCTctgtgcagagagagagatggagagaggagaggagaggcagtCCCATCAAGTCATTCATCTCTGTAGCTCTTCTGCTTCAATCTCTTTATCTGCATCAGCGTTTCCCTGCATCTCTGTGTATCCATTCCTATCACAGCTCCATGTCTGTTTTTGGGGCTTGattaacacaaaaacagaacgaagcggaatggcatggcaggcagcggcagcggcagaggcagagagacgaCATTAATGTTTGTCAAATCTATGCGGAACTAATTAGCCTGCAGATTGTCAAATTGCAAGTCATACAAAAGCTGCCACTCCAGGGGGTgcggtgtgctgtgtgctgtgtgctatGCTGCCGGAACGATGTTGTTCCTGTTTAATGATGCCCCTGGCTTTTGGGCAgcccatcctccatcctccctcctccctcctccctcctaCTCCATCCGATAATGTCGATGACTGGCacctcacagcagcagcagcagcagcagcagcagcagcagatcgaaCATGTAATCCATATTGATGGattgatttcaatttcctGTTAGCTGCTGGCTTCTGGCATCGAACACCAACCCCCCCTCCCACAGCAGTCCCACAGCAACCCCACTGATACCCTGCCCGTCGATGACCCCCGCGGGGCAATGATGCTGGTCAAAATGCTTTGACTTTGCAGCAGCACGGGCTGGTTCCATTTTCCAATCTCCCGCTGCAGCTCCATGGCAGCGGAGGAACGCACTGCCAAGGCTCCAGCCTCCCACTTGGAGTGGTTCCGGCTGCGGAAGGGGGACTCCAGTTGGGGGAGGTGCCAGCATAATGATGAATGACATTTCATCGAGCAATGGCCTTGCcccctgtccgtgtccgggttcgggttcgggtcgGGGTCCGTGTCAATccccatgtccatgtccatgttaAACGttacaaatcaattttcaGCCTGCGATGACAAGGCGGCCGTCTTCTGTCTTCTGCCTCCTATATCCTATATCCTATATCCTATATCCTATATCCTATATCCTCGTACATCATCGAAACTGCCACTCTCCTCCATTGACGCAAACAATTTACTTAAATCGGGCTTTGGGTTGCTGCTCAGTTCTTGCCACTGATTGCTTCCTTCAGCCTTGATTGGCATTAGCGTGTCTGTTGTCTAAGCCAAAGCTCTGCCAcacctcccctccccaccccaccgCATCCACCCCATCCACCTCCCCCGTGCTTTGTGGCCACAAACTGGGTTTCCACTTTGTGACGAATCACAGAAATTTGCTGGCTCATTGATGTGACAGCAAGTTGGCAGGCAgttcaggcagtcagtcagtcaatcagtcagtcaatcagtcagtcagtcagtcaaaaAAAACTTGCCtcaattgttaattaaatgccgTCAGGGCGGTGGTGGGGACGGGCGAAGGGTAGCCAGAAAAAAACCGCTAAACCGCTTACAATTCCagggagacggagacagagagtgagagggagagggagcgtgGGAGAGCGGCAGGCAGGACTTTGAGTTGTAGTCCTGCCAAAAATCCCTGGCAATTAGTGACGACTTAGGCAagtcctttttgttgttgcttgtttccTTGTCTGTGGTCCagccctgtctctctctctgtctgctgctgtaaCCTTTCAACCCTTTCGGACCACCACCCAGCCCCTTCATTAGCGGCAAGTACAACAATGCCATGACGACAAAGAGTCAGCGTTCATGGGTGTTGTGTGGCTCCGCTCCTGTTGCCTCATGTCTGATGCCAATGAGGGCCCTTCACAGCGAGAGACAGCGATAGAGATGCTAATTGGTGGCAAGCACCTCTACCCCCTCTGCCCATCTCTGTGCACCCCTTTGCCGCTTAACCGCTGCGCAGTGCGCAGCTTCCGCCGGAATCGCATCCATCCCATTGCGAGATGGCCTTCAGGCCAAATGGGAACCGGAAATCTAAAGTGAAAACGTTTtaacagccagcagcggcagtcgccGCCGaagcaattgaaaaacttcttgccagcaaacaaaacaacacaacaaatggGTCTCGCACCCCTCCCAACCCCCGTGCACCCTGCACCACACTGCATCtcctgcgctctctctccctctctcctctcctcttttATGATTTCCATTCGAGAGGCTAAAAAGCCCGAGGCGTTAGTtgacagtagcagcagcagcagcagcagcaattccaACCAAACGGATATGAACTCTGGGCAGGAGAGAGAAGGAGCGAGATATGGATATGCCCGATGGAGGAACAGGCtgggaggcaggaggaggaggtggaggatgGTGCCAAAAAGTACCAGGAGTTGCTCGAGCTTTTCGTGGGCGTTGTTGGGCTGTTTAAGCCGCCAATTTAGACGTAATTCAAAAATTACAGAGCACACAAAACGGCGCAATTTCTTCAGAGTTTGACCCCCCATCCAGCcgcccagccacccagcccTCCTGCCATCTACCCAAATGTCTGGGTGGCGTCCCCATTTCAGGGCGTTCACTTCggcacacaacaacaatgggagAGCTAGAGAAAAAAAGGGCAAAAGATAAACGTCTTCTTCGGGGGCACCCGAATTCAATGTGAGACGGAGACCGTCGGACAGGAGCGGTTCAGGGAACAGAGCAGAGGCCCACGGATTTTGATGTTTGTGCCACGGAAAGGTCTTGGGTTTTCTGCAAGGATATCTTGCGACTGCGATTTCTATTAGTCCATGTCGGAATAGTGCCAATAGCCTGTCCAGATACCCACAATTGGGGTTATTAGTCACCCTAATCTTGCCACCCCCGAACTGCCAGCCATCGATGTGAGTCGAACGCCCTGAGCTGGGCCCACGCCTCAGCCGCCACTGTGCAACCGCAATTGTTTTTCCCGACTCCGTGCCCATTCCGTGCCATGCCGACTTGCTGCAGACTTGGCTTTCTTGGCCTTTGTAGTtaggtgggtgggtgggtcaGATACCTTGCCTGGATTAACACAAATTGATTTGCTATTAAATTAGGctcacacacaggcacactcacacacacacacacacacacacacattcctaGGCAGGTGCCGAAATGGTCGAATGTGGAAAAACAGTTAAGTGTAAAAGAAGACGCCTCTGGCGCAATGCCAGAAATGCAGCCATCAAATGGGTGGTTCGAATGGGTGCTCTGGGTGTGGTTCCTGTGATAATGATACACACAtgcgattgtgtgtgtgtgtgtgtgtgtgtgtgtgtgtgtgtgtgtggggggggctAAAATTGCCCAATTTGCGAAGCTTTGATGTGTgaagaggcaacagcaaaaagcggCAGAACAGCGCGCGCGgcaaaaagaatgaaaatgaaaatgaaaattgaaaggCCCGGGATAAGGACTCTGGACAGGGCCGACAGTGCAGACACTAAATTACACTAACGtgttttgaattatttttcaatttcattgtcAGCCCCAGACATAGACTCATagacacatagacacacacacaggcagaccgACACAGGCCCGTTTCCGCCTCGCATTGTTACAATTCAATTAAGGCTACGGTCCTGACAGCcatccacagccagagccagagccagagagggagagacagagagagagagacggggatggatggatggatgactggctggctgattGCCGCCAGCGTTGGTTTATCATTTAGCAGATATTTCAGTTAGCAAAAATATTATCAAAGCTTGGGCCTCTGATCCCCGCCCGGAACATGCTCGCTGGAAAATCAAGCAGAAAATCCACAGTCGGGGCTTAGTGTCGGGGCTGTCCCtgatggagtggagtggagtggagtgttgtgttgtgttgtggaATTCCACAATCATGATACGTGTGTGCACGGGGATGTTCTAATTTGTGTCCTTGTGCTTCGTACAACTGTTGTTACAGGCAGGCGCTGATGTCCAATCGAGGGTCCGACTCGGACAAGCTCAATCCGACGCACGTGAGCAGCTCGCGGGCGCCGCTGCATTTGGGGCACGCCGGACGACCGCCGCACATGCACCCGCATGCGGCGGCACTCCTGGACCAGCAGGACGACGATGACAAGCTGCTGGATGTGGTGGGGCCGCCACAGAGTCCGCTGCTGCCCCTCAGCCACTCGCTGCAGCAGATGCACGCGCACCAGCACTCGGGTGAGTAAACGCAAAGGGGATCTCCAGCTCCCCAGCTCTCCGGCTGTCCGGCCTTAAGCTAACTAATTCTCCTCTTCCATCTTTTCCCTCTTGTTTGCGATCCACTAGCTCTGGCCGCTTGGTTCAATCATTTGGCGGGTGCCGGAGCCGGGGAgcatgcggcggcggctgcggccaatgccaatgcggAGGACGCACTGCGGCGACGGCTGCAGGCGGACGCGGACGTGGAGCGTGACGGCAGCGACTCGAGCTGCTCGGAGAGCGTCGGCGGCAGCACCGGCGGTGCCTTTCGACCCACCTCCACGGGCAGCCCCAAGGAGGGTGTGGGCgccacagcggcggcggccgctgcagcggctggcCTCAATCCCGGCGGCAGCTACCCCTCGCCGAACATCTCGGTGGGCCCACCGATCCACCCGTCGCCGCATCTGTTGCCTTACCTCTATCCGCACGGCCTCTATCCGCCGCACCACCTGGGGCTGCTGCACAACCCGGCCGCGGCCGCCGCCATGAGCCCCGCCGGCCTCAATCCCGGTCTGCTGTTCAACGCCCAGCTGGCCCTGGCCGCCCAGCACCCGGCCCTGTTCGGGCACGCCTACGCGGCGGCCGGCCACACGCCCGTCTCCCCGCTGCAGGGCCTCAAGAGCCACCGCTTCTCGCCGTACAGTCTGCCGGGCAGCCTGGGGTCCGCCTTTGACGCCGTCACCCCGGGCTCGAATGCAAAtcgcagtggcggcggcggcgccgATGGACCTCCGCCCGGCGTGCTGGGCGCCGGCGGATCCGGCGGAGGCGTGGAGAACGGACCCCGCAGCCTCAGCTCTAGCCCTCGGCCGCGGGCCTCCTCCCACTCGCCGCCCACTCGCCCCATATCAATGTCGCCCACCACGCCGCCCTCCCTGCTGAAGCgccaggcccagcagcagcagcagcagcagcagcagtcgcagtcccagcaCTCCCCCTCGGAGCTGAAGAGCATGGAGAAGATGGTCAATGGGCTGGAGGTGCAGCACAATGGTAGTgccgcagctgcggcggcggctgcagcggccgcGGCCCTGCAACTGGCCGAGGAGACAGCCCAGCTGCACCACCACACGCAGGCCCACCACCAGCATCCGCACgctcactcgcactcgcatccGCATTCGCATCCGCACTCGCATCCGCACCAGCAGCCGGGACACCATggggcggaggcggcggccgCCACGGATCAGTGACAATTACTGGACGGCCGCTCCGATTGCGAGGAGGACggcctggagctggagctcgaGATggaggacgatgatgaggacgAGCACGACCGCAGCTCGGTGATCGATCTCGATGTCGATGTCTGACCGCAGACGGATCCGTTGCAACGCCTTTAGCCTGCGCCCCAACTCAGCTGGGGCCGCAATGCCCCCAGTCCGCTCCCAGCCTGGTCCtcgtcctggtcctggtcctcgCCCGTGGCGGTCGTCTAGTGACCCTCCCCCTGCAGATGCACCCCACTGTTGTATATAGAGTAACAGAGCGACCTCCCCCCCACCCCcgctccaccaccagcagaaTTTTAGCATGTAGGCATTTGTAGCATATAGCGGGAACACCACCCCCCCTCCACCATCCCAACCCACCCTCCATGGATGAGACTTCGCTCTGGATTTCGAACTCACAGAGAAagtaactttttttttgtctcgtTTCTAAGCAACGTGTAGCCCGTAGAACACCTCTGGTGGGTCCCAATGCGGAgcgaagggagagagaggaggatgGTCAATGGCGggggaggagaggaggagggTGACGATCTTGGTTCAGTGGGTATGCTGCAGGCATGGTATGACCCCGCGATAAgaaacagagaagagaagagaagagaaaagaaggataagcagaggaagaggagctCCCATATCTGAGCAGACAAATTTATAAATggtatatagatatatatatatatatagatatcaGACAtacccccccacacacacacaaccgctcacatacacacacacaggagcaAACACAtccacaaatatatatatagatatgtatgtacattgatCACGTTCGATTGAAAATAGCAACATCAAAGATGGAGCCtctatatgtgtacatacatatgtacatgcatacacagacatacatatagtGCATGCATAAAGTATATGGTAAATACAtgcgtatatgtatatgtatatgcacacacacacacacattgtacGATTGTAATCTTAGACAAAACAGAAACCCAAGCAAAGATgatgaaaaaaaacataaaacaaacaaaaaaaaaaaacaacaaaacaaaaataaatgcaattttttttcttagctCTAGgatgaacaatttttttttgtagtaaaCGTAATGAAGATTAATGATAAAAACCTATACAGATATAGTATatatacacactcacacacacatggatatatataaataaatatatgcatatatatatatatttaaaaattaatttatgtagcTGCTAAGTACCAAGATACCGtaaacacacaagcacacacaccacaaacactcacacacacacacatcacacacacccCCATTGAAACTCACAGAACCCCAAAtgaaggtttttttttctaatttggGGCCACCGTGGCCCGGGCCGAACCGCTCCTGTATAGACCGTGCAGAGACACGCACCTAGCCGAGACACGAACCGACCCAGTGATGAGCCCAAGCCCAGACGCAGCAGGCCAGGGCCTTGGGGAAATGcttaaaactaaacaaaataaactatGAGAACTTTTCCTAATTTAACCATACTTATACGTaatgcatttcttttttttttttggcaatttttttttcctatATTTAAGTTCTAAAACCAAAGAACAagataatatttttttgtatttttagttaagttttttttttggtttatccATTAGAGGAAGACTCGTTTTAGGCCCCCACTCTGAGATGCTAATTTAAGGGCGCGAGtctgatgtgtgtgtttatttcatgcatacatgcatacatacataaatgtacacacatatgtacatatgtatgtacgtatgtgcTAGAACAGGtatacaataaaaaaaatataatttttttttaattagtaGTAAATGAGAAACGGAATAGACATAAAGTGTAGAAACTGAAAGAAATTCCTCCTTCGTTTTGCGTAAGTGGAAgagatggagaaagagagagagagagagaagggaagATGAGAGaagacgaaaacgaaaacgaaaatgaaaagagtTGAATTCAACGCATGTTCCTCGCATAATTTAAGAGAGAGCGACAAAGACGCAAAGCTAACAGACAGGCCACGCCCCCTATAACATACTTCCCACCttctcacaaacacacaaaacacacgcagcacacacacaccacacacagacacaccaagaaacgaaaaagaataaaaaaatacaatttctgtagcaatttgttttccttgtAATCCCAATAAATGCGAACATCCCGCATCCTGCATccccagcaccaccaacacaaactagcatcatcatcatcatcatcatcatcatcactaTCATTATCACCTGCATTATGATATtaacaaacgaacaaaaaatcaaatggatatatattttttttctgttggttcTAGCTGTTTTTTGAATGAATTATACGCAAAAGCAATATTAATTatagttaattaaatttaaacaaatgcaaacaacccgaaaataacaaaaacaacaacaacaacaacagcaacaagaacaacaacagcaacaacaacaacaaattgaaaatacatatatacatatgtatatgtatatgtatatgtatatgtataaaagaAAGTATGTATATGAtgatatatgcatatgtatatttaaatatggataaaattaaatgaagaaGCAACAACACCTCATGTCACTgcaattatatatataaaaataaattaaacaacaacaaaacaaaggaaattaaataaaaattattactaaaaaaaaacccctCCACCAGCATCGATATTTATTGTACAGACGAcgacagcaaacaacaaaccaacaaacaagaaacatGAAACCGAAATCCGTGCAATTTTGTTTCGTGTTTTATTATTAGTTATCCTGTTTGCTATTTGCCTGCTTTTGGCTTATTGTCCTGGTGGTTttcgctccgctccgctccaacCTCCAacctccacactccacactccccCTCTGCCCACTGCCCTCTGCACCTTTGTTCAGTAGCCCTGTCGTTTATCGTGTACCCAAAAGAGCAGCgagtcaataaataaataaataaatcctGAAATGCAAAATCGAAATGGCGAACAAACAGTGCGTGGCATAATTAGCTCATCATCCTGCGGCACACATGGCAGCCCATTTGCACATCCTCTGTCGTGCAGGAGGAGTGTGCCGGGCACCCCGAATCGATTTGCAGGCAATGTCAAATATGGATTCACTGCAGAGatgtggctctgctgctgctccctgacAAGGATCCAAGATCAAAGAGAGGCCAAAGGGAAGACTCGCTTGCATATCCGCATGGAAAGGGTAGACTCTAAAGAGAGGATCCAGTGGATGCGGAAACAGATTATTCACAAATTGATTTGCACCTTCTGCTGTTTATTCACTCAGCCTAAGAGATTCAACGTTGATGACTTAAGCACTTTGGAAACTTTGCAGCTTGGCCCAtctccatccccatccccaaacccaaacccaaaccccataACCCTG containing:
- the LOC117897198 gene encoding optomotor-blind protein isoform X1, whose protein sequence is MRYDVQELLLHQSAEDPFARFANGMAYHPFLQLTQRPTDFSVSSLLTAGSNNNNSNNNSNNSNNPNNNNNNSIVAAAAAAAAAAAAAHLSSNSPGGAGGAGASAGGGAASYHGSSPSQLSPQSNHSNNNNNNNNNHSQQNNNNSSHSKGHLTTEEPRSPTSTSTPPPQQQQQQQQQQPPHPHPHPHHPPPSSVTVPHPAHHSPSVGATGANPHPGPAAGAAPASGHHHPPPQQQHLAPQQQQQPPPPPPYFPAAALAALAGSPAGPHPGLYPTGGLRFPPHPAHPHAHHPLGTAYTTAEDVVLASAVAHQLHPAMRPLRALQPEDDGVVDDPKVTLEGKDLWEKFHKLGTEMVITKSGRQMFPQMKFRVSGLDAKAKYILLLDIVAADDYRYKFHNSRWMVAGKADPEMPKRMYIHPDSPTTGEQWMQKVVSFHKLKLTNNISDKHGFVSTTILNSMHKYQPRFHLVRANDILKLPYSTFRTYVFKETEFIAVTAYQNEKITQLKIDNNPFAKGFRDTGAGKREKNCYRQALMSNRGSDSDKLNPTHVSSSRAPLHLGHAGRPPHMHPHAAALLDQQDDDDKLLDVVGPPQSPLLPLSHSLQQMHAHQHSALAAWFNHLAGAGAGEHAAAAAANANAEDALRRRLQADADVERDGSDSSCSESVGGSTGGAFRPTSTGSPKEGVGATAAAAAAAAGLNPGGSYPSPNISVGPPIHPSPHLLPYLYPHGLYPPHHLGLLHNPAAAAAMSPAGLNPGLLFNAQLALAAQHPALFGHAYAAAGHTPVSPLQGLKSHRFSPYSLPGSLGSAFDAVTPGSNANRSGGGGADGPPPGVLGAGGSGGGVENGPRSLSSSPRPRASSHSPPTRPISMSPTTPPSLLKRQAQQQQQQQQQSQSQHSPSELKSMEKMVNGLEVQHNGSAAAAAAAAAAAALQLAEETAQLHHHTQAHHQHPHAHSHSHPHSHPHSHPHQQPGHHGAEAAAATDQ
- the LOC117897198 gene encoding optomotor-blind protein isoform X3, which translates into the protein MRYDVQELLLHQSAEDPFARFANGMAYHPFLQLTQRPTDFSVSSLLTAGSNNNNSNNNSNNSNNPNNNNNNSIVAAAAAAAAAAAAAHLSSNSPGGAGGAGASAGGGAASYHGSSPSQLSPQSNHSNNNNNNNNNHSQQNNNNSSHSKGHLTTEEPRSPTSTSTPPPQQQQQQQQQQPPHPHPHPHHPPPSSVTVPHPAHHSPSVGATGANPHPGPAAGAAPASGHHHPPPQQQHLAPQQQQQPPPPPPYFPAAALAALAGSPAGPHPGLYPTGGLRFPPHPAHPHAHHPLGTAYTTAEDVVLASAVAHQLHPAMRPLRALQPEDDGVVDDPKVTLEGKDLWEKFHKLGTEMVITKSGRQMFPQMKFRVSGLDAKAKYILLLDIVAADDYRYKFHNSRWMVAGKADPEMPKRMYIHPDSPTTGEQWMQKVVSFHKLKLTNNISDKHGFTILNSMHKYQPRFHLVRANDILKLPYSTFRTYVFKETEFIAVTAYQNEKITQLKIDNNPFAKGFRDTGAGKREKNCYRQALMSNRGSDSDKLNPTHVSSSRAPLHLGHAGRPPHMHPHAAALLDQQDDDDKLLDVVGPPQSPLLPLSHSLQQMHAHQHSALAAWFNHLAGAGAGEHAAAAAANANAEDALRRRLQADADVERDGSDSSCSESVGGSTGGAFRPTSTGSPKEGVGATAAAAAAAAGLNPGGSYPSPNISVGPPIHPSPHLLPYLYPHGLYPPHHLGLLHNPAAAAAMSPAGLNPGLLFNAQLALAAQHPALFGHAYAAAGHTPVSPLQGLKSHRFSPYSLPGSLGSAFDAVTPGSNANRSGGGGADGPPPGVLGAGGSGGGVENGPRSLSSSPRPRASSHSPPTRPISMSPTTPPSLLKRQAQQQQQQQQQSQSQHSPSELKSMEKMVNGLEVQHNGSAAAAAAAAAAAALQLAEETAQLHHHTQAHHQHPHAHSHSHPHSHPHSHPHQQPGHHGAEAAAATDQ
- the LOC117897198 gene encoding optomotor-blind protein isoform X4; this encodes MRYDVQELLLHQSAEDPFARFANGMAYHPFLQLTQRPTDFSVSSLLTAGSNNNNSNNNSNNSNNPNNNNNNSIVAAAAAAAAAAAAAHLSSNSPGGAGGAGASAGGGAASYHGSSPSQLSPQSNHSNNNNNNNNNHSQQNNNNSSHSKGHLTTEEPRSPTSTSTPPPQQQQQQQQQQPPHPHPHPHHPPPSSVTVPHPAHHSPSVGATGANPHPGPAAGAAPASGHHHPPPQQQHLAPQQQQQPPPPPPYFPAAALAALAGSPAGPHPGLYPTGGLRFPPHPAHPHAHHPLGTAYTTAEDVVLASAVAHQLHPAMRPLRALQPEDDGVVDDPKVTLEGKDLWEKFHKLGTEMVITKSGRQMFPQMKFRVSGLDAKAKYILLLDIVAADDYRYKFHNSRWMVAGKADPEMPKRMYIHPDSPTTGEQWMQKVVSFHKLKLTNNISDKHGFTILNSMHKYQPRFHLVRANDILKLPYSTFRTYVFKETEFIAVTAYQNEKITQLKIDNNPFAKGFRDTGAGKREKNYRQALMSNRGSDSDKLNPTHVSSSRAPLHLGHAGRPPHMHPHAAALLDQQDDDDKLLDVVGPPQSPLLPLSHSLQQMHAHQHSALAAWFNHLAGAGAGEHAAAAAANANAEDALRRRLQADADVERDGSDSSCSESVGGSTGGAFRPTSTGSPKEGVGATAAAAAAAAGLNPGGSYPSPNISVGPPIHPSPHLLPYLYPHGLYPPHHLGLLHNPAAAAAMSPAGLNPGLLFNAQLALAAQHPALFGHAYAAAGHTPVSPLQGLKSHRFSPYSLPGSLGSAFDAVTPGSNANRSGGGGADGPPPGVLGAGGSGGGVENGPRSLSSSPRPRASSHSPPTRPISMSPTTPPSLLKRQAQQQQQQQQQSQSQHSPSELKSMEKMVNGLEVQHNGSAAAAAAAAAAAALQLAEETAQLHHHTQAHHQHPHAHSHSHPHSHPHSHPHQQPGHHGAEAAAATDQ
- the LOC117897198 gene encoding optomotor-blind protein isoform X2, which translates into the protein MRYDVQELLLHQSAEDPFARFANGMAYHPFLQLTQRPTDFSVSSLLTAGSNNNNSNNNSNNSNNPNNNNNNSIVAAAAAAAAAAAAAHLSSNSPGGAGGAGASAGGGAASYHGSSPSQLSPQSNHSNNNNNNNNNHSQQNNNNSSHSKGHLTTEEPRSPTSTSTPPPQQQQQQQQQQPPHPHPHPHHPPPSSVTVPHPAHHSPSVGATGANPHPGPAAGAAPASGHHHPPPQQQHLAPQQQQQPPPPPPYFPAAALAALAGSPAGPHPGLYPTGGLRFPPHPAHPHAHHPLGTAYTTAEDVVLASAVAHQLHPAMRPLRALQPEDDGVVDDPKVTLEGKDLWEKFHKLGTEMVITKSGRQMFPQMKFRVSGLDAKAKYILLLDIVAADDYRYKFHNSRWMVAGKADPEMPKRMYIHPDSPTTGEQWMQKVVSFHKLKLTNNISDKHGFVSTTILNSMHKYQPRFHLVRANDILKLPYSTFRTYVFKETEFIAVTAYQNEKITQLKIDNNPFAKGFRDTGAGKREKNYRQALMSNRGSDSDKLNPTHVSSSRAPLHLGHAGRPPHMHPHAAALLDQQDDDDKLLDVVGPPQSPLLPLSHSLQQMHAHQHSALAAWFNHLAGAGAGEHAAAAAANANAEDALRRRLQADADVERDGSDSSCSESVGGSTGGAFRPTSTGSPKEGVGATAAAAAAAAGLNPGGSYPSPNISVGPPIHPSPHLLPYLYPHGLYPPHHLGLLHNPAAAAAMSPAGLNPGLLFNAQLALAAQHPALFGHAYAAAGHTPVSPLQGLKSHRFSPYSLPGSLGSAFDAVTPGSNANRSGGGGADGPPPGVLGAGGSGGGVENGPRSLSSSPRPRASSHSPPTRPISMSPTTPPSLLKRQAQQQQQQQQQSQSQHSPSELKSMEKMVNGLEVQHNGSAAAAAAAAAAAALQLAEETAQLHHHTQAHHQHPHAHSHSHPHSHPHSHPHQQPGHHGAEAAAATDQ